The following are from one region of the Prevotella communis genome:
- a CDS encoding pyridoxamine kinase gives MKKVLLVNDVAGYGKVGMAAMLPILSYMGIPAFNLPTALVSNTLDYGDFAMQDTTAYMRQTLPVWKKLGFRFDAICTGLMFSEEQSRLVAQFCRDQAGQGCTIFVDPVMGDGGKLYNGIGENQVRLMREMVSVAHLIFPNYTEACHLVGEPFKQDGLTRREACELLDKLVKLGARSAIITSCFIDNKNQVCGYDAATGKYFFHDYDEIPGLYHGTGDIFSAVLIGHLMKQESLSASTRQAMDVVREMIYRNRDVEDRCCGIFIERCLDLL, from the coding sequence TTGAAAAAGGTTCTTTTAGTAAATGATGTTGCAGGATATGGCAAGGTGGGTATGGCCGCCATGTTGCCTATCTTGTCGTATATGGGTATTCCTGCATTTAATCTGCCAACGGCATTAGTGTCTAACACCCTCGACTATGGTGATTTTGCCATGCAGGACACCACAGCGTATATGCGCCAGACCTTGCCCGTCTGGAAAAAGCTGGGTTTCCGTTTTGATGCTATCTGTACGGGTTTGATGTTCAGCGAGGAACAGTCGCGATTGGTGGCGCAGTTCTGTAGGGATCAGGCCGGACAGGGATGTACCATCTTCGTGGACCCTGTGATGGGCGATGGTGGTAAGTTATATAATGGTATAGGCGAGAACCAGGTGCGACTGATGCGTGAGATGGTCAGCGTGGCACATCTGATATTCCCAAACTATACGGAGGCCTGTCATCTGGTTGGTGAACCTTTTAAACAGGATGGCTTGACACGGCGTGAGGCTTGTGAATTGCTGGATAAGCTGGTGAAGTTGGGCGCGCGCTCTGCTATCATCACCAGTTGCTTTATCGACAACAAGAATCAGGTGTGCGGCTATGATGCTGCTACAGGCAAATACTTCTTCCACGACTACGACGAGATTCCTGGACTGTATCATGGCACAGGTGATATCTTCTCGGCTGTGCTCATTGGTCATCTGATGAAACAGGAGTCGCTCTCTGCCAGCACCCGTCAGGCGATGGACGTAGTACGAGAAATGATATACCGCAACCGCGATGTGGAAGATCGCTGCTGCGGCATATTCATTGAGCGTTGTCTGGACCTGCTGTAG
- a CDS encoding aldo/keto reductase, with protein MDKYFADPLRYDGGMKFERCGRSGVMLPKVSLGFWHNFGGVDSYERSREITHYAFDHGVVHFDLANNYGPPYGSAEETMGRLMDDDFAPYRDELFISTKAGYDMWPGPYGNWGSRKYLMASLDQSLKRMHLDYVDLFYSHRYDPETPLEETLQALVDIVRSGKALYVGISRWPLEATKFAEQYLRERDVPMLIYQGRLNMLDRAPQEEGILDFCAEKGIGFISFSPLAQGLLTDRYLNGIPADSRMSKGKFLKESMLTEELLAKLRTYNKQAQEQGKPLSQMALEWILQQRGVTSVLVGASSAQQLQKNLLCVNS; from the coding sequence ATGGATAAATATTTTGCAGACCCGCTGCGTTATGATGGCGGAATGAAGTTTGAGAGGTGCGGACGCTCTGGTGTTATGTTACCAAAGGTATCGCTGGGATTCTGGCATAACTTTGGTGGTGTGGACTCTTACGAACGTTCCAGAGAGATAACGCATTATGCCTTCGATCATGGTGTGGTGCACTTTGACCTGGCTAATAACTACGGACCTCCTTATGGTTCTGCAGAAGAGACGATGGGCCGGCTGATGGATGATGACTTTGCACCTTATCGTGATGAGCTCTTCATCTCTACGAAGGCGGGTTATGACATGTGGCCTGGGCCTTATGGCAACTGGGGTTCCAGAAAATACCTGATGGCATCGCTTGACCAGAGTCTGAAACGTATGCATCTGGATTACGTGGATCTTTTCTATAGTCATCGTTATGACCCTGAGACACCTCTGGAGGAGACACTGCAGGCATTGGTAGATATTGTAAGAAGTGGAAAGGCCTTGTATGTGGGTATCTCACGCTGGCCTTTGGAAGCTACGAAGTTTGCAGAGCAGTATCTGCGTGAGCGCGATGTACCTATGCTGATTTATCAGGGTCGCCTGAATATGCTCGACAGGGCACCACAGGAAGAGGGAATCCTGGATTTCTGTGCAGAGAAGGGTATTGGCTTTATCTCGTTCTCACCTCTGGCACAGGGTCTGCTGACAGACCGTTACCTGAATGGTATTCCTGCGGATTCACGTATGTCGAAAGGGAAATTCCTGAAGGAGAGTATGCTCACAGAAGAGCTATTGGCAAAACTCCGCACTTACAACAAACAAGCGCAGGAGCAGGGTAAGCCTTTGTCGCAGATGGCATTGGAATGGATTTTGCAGCAGCGTGGCGTTACCTCTGTATTGGTAGGTGCCAGCAGCGCACAACAGTTGCAGAAAAACCTGCTTTGTGTTAATTCATAG
- a CDS encoding acyl carrier protein yields MSEIESKVKAIIVDKLGVDEAEVKPEASFTNDLGADSLDTVELIMEFEKEFGISIPDDKAEKIGTVADAIAYIEENAK; encoded by the coding sequence ATGTCAGAAATTGAAAGCAAAGTAAAGGCTATTATCGTAGACAAACTGGGTGTTGACGAGGCAGAAGTAAAGCCCGAGGCAAGTTTCACCAATGATCTGGGTGCAGATTCACTGGATACCGTTGAGCTCATCATGGAGTTTGAGAAGGAGTTCGGCATTTCTATTCCTGACGATAAGGCAGAGAAGATTGGCACCGTTGCTGATGCTATCGCTTATATCGAAGAGAACGCAAAATAA
- the fabF gene encoding beta-ketoacyl-ACP synthase II produces MELKRVVVTGLGAVTPVGNTPEEMWKNLLAGVSGAAPITSFDTTNFKTKFACEVKNLNVNDFLDRKEARKMDRYTQLALIAAKQAVEDSKMDLETIDKNRIGVVYGVGIGGIKTFEDEITYYGVHRADGPKFNPFFIPKMIADIAAGQISIMYGFHGPNYITSSACASSSNALADAFNLIRLGKANVIVAGGAEAAICESGVGGFNAMHALSTRNDEPEKASRPFSASRDGFVMAEGSGCLILEELEHAKARGAKIYAEMVGAGMSADAHHITASHPEGLGAKLVMQNALEDAGMKPEDIDYINVHGTSTHVGDISEAKAIKEVFGDAAYKLNISSTKSMTGHLLGAAGAVEAMATVLAIQNDIIPPTINHEDGDEDPEIDYNLNFTFNKAQKRTVRAGLSNTFGFGGHNACVVFKKYEA; encoded by the coding sequence ATGGAATTAAAAAGAGTGGTTGTGACAGGCCTTGGCGCAGTCACCCCTGTGGGAAACACCCCCGAAGAAATGTGGAAGAATCTCCTTGCAGGAGTTAGTGGTGCAGCCCCTATCACATCTTTCGATACAACCAACTTCAAGACAAAGTTTGCTTGTGAGGTGAAGAACCTCAACGTAAACGACTTCCTCGATCGCAAGGAGGCTCGCAAGATGGACCGCTACACACAGCTGGCCCTGATTGCTGCCAAGCAGGCTGTTGAGGACAGCAAGATGGATTTGGAAACCATCGACAAGAACCGCATCGGTGTTGTTTACGGTGTAGGTATCGGTGGTATTAAGACTTTCGAGGACGAGATTACCTATTATGGTGTTCATCGTGCAGATGGTCCTAAGTTCAATCCCTTCTTCATTCCTAAGATGATTGCCGACATCGCAGCCGGACAGATTTCTATCATGTACGGCTTCCATGGTCCCAACTATATCACTTCATCTGCCTGCGCTTCTTCAAGCAACGCACTGGCTGACGCCTTCAACCTGATTCGTCTGGGTAAGGCCAACGTCATTGTAGCTGGTGGTGCCGAGGCAGCTATCTGCGAGAGCGGTGTAGGCGGTTTCAACGCTATGCACGCCCTTTCAACCCGCAATGATGAGCCCGAGAAAGCAAGTCGTCCTTTCAGCGCCAGTCGCGACGGTTTCGTCATGGCCGAGGGTTCTGGTTGCTTGATTCTCGAGGAACTGGAGCACGCTAAGGCTCGTGGTGCCAAGATCTATGCAGAGATGGTTGGTGCTGGTATGAGTGCTGATGCACATCATATCACTGCTTCACATCCAGAGGGTCTGGGTGCTAAGCTGGTGATGCAGAACGCCCTTGAGGATGCTGGCATGAAGCCCGAGGATATCGACTATATCAACGTACACGGTACTTCTACCCACGTTGGTGATATCTCTGAGGCAAAGGCTATCAAGGAAGTATTTGGTGATGCAGCTTACAAGCTCAATATCTCGTCAACCAAGTCAATGACTGGTCACCTGCTGGGTGCTGCTGGTGCCGTAGAGGCTATGGCCACTGTGCTGGCTATCCAGAACGACATCATTCCTCCCACCATCAACCACGAGGACGGTGACGAAGATCCTGAGATTGACTATAACCTCAACTTTACCTTCAACAAGGCACAGAAGCGTACTGTACGCGCCGGTCTGAGCAATACGTTCGGCTTTGGTGGTCACAACGCTTGTGTGGTATTCAAGAAGTATGAGGCTTAA
- the rnc gene encoding ribonuclease III, with the protein MRLNDIIDRIKLPFRKEKELFSSLHAIIGFYPHDIKYYKIALTHKSSGQRNDKGRPLNNERLEFLGDALLDAVVGHIVFEHFENKREGFLTNTRSKLVSRETLGKLAQEMGLTELIQSNTSKRSHNSYMAGNAFEALVGAIYLDQGYDAVMRFMKTRILAQMVNIDKVAYKEVNFKSKLLEWTQKNRVKMAFEILEEDKDNEGSPIFGFLVKIEGVEGGKGKGYSKKEAQQAASQETLQRLRREPQFIDAIFQAKSERTKMEEEPTAIAPDLEKEKEFIISTENGELKTERYDNLQDEQASENENSKTNPTSQLSDLNSQLDNEFDLSDITHQPKELSREDIIAAAEAAAYES; encoded by the coding sequence ATGAGGCTTAACGATATCATCGACCGTATAAAGCTCCCTTTCCGCAAGGAGAAGGAGCTTTTTTCTTCTCTTCACGCCATCATTGGCTTCTATCCCCACGATATCAAGTATTATAAGATTGCGCTGACCCATAAGAGTAGCGGACAGCGTAATGACAAGGGTCGCCCCCTGAATAACGAACGACTTGAGTTCCTGGGCGATGCCCTGCTCGATGCCGTGGTGGGACATATTGTATTCGAGCATTTCGAAAACAAGCGTGAGGGCTTCCTCACCAATACCCGTTCTAAGCTGGTGAGTCGTGAGACCCTGGGAAAACTGGCTCAGGAGATGGGACTCACCGAACTCATCCAGAGCAACACCTCCAAGCGTTCACACAACAGTTATATGGCTGGTAATGCCTTCGAGGCACTTGTTGGCGCTATCTACCTGGATCAGGGCTATGATGCCGTGATGCGTTTCATGAAGACACGTATTCTGGCTCAGATGGTCAATATCGACAAGGTGGCTTATAAAGAGGTGAACTTCAAGTCGAAACTGCTGGAGTGGACCCAGAAAAACCGGGTGAAGATGGCTTTTGAGATTCTGGAAGAAGACAAGGACAACGAGGGGTCACCCATCTTTGGTTTCCTCGTCAAGATAGAGGGCGTAGAAGGTGGTAAGGGCAAAGGCTACTCCAAGAAAGAAGCGCAACAGGCAGCCTCACAAGAGACTCTGCAGCGCCTCCGTCGCGAGCCACAGTTCATTGACGCCATCTTCCAGGCTAAGTCTGAGCGTACCAAGATGGAAGAAGAGCCCACTGCTATTGCACCTGATTTGGAGAAAGAGAAGGAGTTTATTATCTCAACTGAGAATGGAGAACTGAAAACTGAGAGGTATGATAACCTTCAGGACGAGCAGGCTTCTGAAAACGAAAACAGCAAAACTAATCCCACCTCTCAACTCTCAGATCTCAATTCACAATTAGACAATGAGTTCGATCTCTCAGATATCACACACCAGCCCAAGGAGCTCTCTCGTGAAGACATCATAGCTGCTGCCGAGGCCGCAGCCTATGAGTCATAA
- a CDS encoding aminoacetone oxidase family FAD-binding enzyme: MKTAVVGGGAAGFFLAINLKEMCPQMDVTILEASHHVLAKVKISGGGRCNCTNSFEEVKDLQSVYPRGHRLLKRLFKQFDHRDAYQWFESRGVKLVTQPDHCVFPQSQDSQTIINLFLSETRRLGVTIKTGCRVNSLDELSDYDFIAITTGGMNSHSSLTSHLSPLIPPVPSLFTFNIEEQALRDLMGTVVEATAMIPGTKMRASGPLLITHWGMSGPCILRLSSYAARLLSENNYQMPLSVNWTQLKENEVQQELLSFCRQYAQKQLPTMRPFDLPQRLWNYLTEKALAGRARAPWGSLNQKELNRLTNSLINDTYQIAGRAPFKDEFVTCGGIDLASVNPSTLESREHPQLYFAGEVLDIDGVTGGFNFQAAWTTAYAVATAIAAASVQG, encoded by the coding sequence ATGAAGACAGCAGTCGTCGGTGGAGGTGCGGCAGGATTCTTTCTTGCCATCAATCTCAAGGAGATGTGTCCACAGATGGACGTAACCATCCTTGAGGCCTCGCACCACGTACTTGCCAAGGTAAAGATCTCTGGTGGCGGACGCTGCAACTGTACCAACTCCTTTGAGGAGGTCAAGGACCTGCAGAGCGTCTATCCGCGAGGCCATCGCCTACTGAAACGTCTCTTCAAGCAGTTTGACCATCGCGATGCCTACCAGTGGTTTGAGAGCCGAGGTGTCAAACTTGTTACGCAGCCAGACCACTGTGTCTTCCCACAGTCGCAGGATTCACAAACCATCATCAACCTCTTTCTCAGTGAGACGCGTCGTCTTGGTGTAACCATCAAGACAGGCTGTCGCGTCAATAGTCTTGATGAACTCTCTGATTATGACTTCATCGCCATCACCACAGGTGGCATGAATTCCCACTCATCTCTCACCTCTCATCTCTCACCTCTCATCCCTCCCGTGCCCTCGCTCTTCACCTTTAATATAGAAGAGCAGGCCTTGCGAGATTTGATGGGTACCGTCGTAGAGGCCACCGCCATGATTCCAGGCACTAAGATGCGCGCCTCTGGTCCGCTTCTCATCACCCACTGGGGCATGAGTGGCCCGTGTATCCTACGCCTCAGCAGCTATGCAGCACGTCTGCTTAGTGAGAACAACTATCAGATGCCGCTCTCTGTGAACTGGACCCAATTAAAGGAAAACGAGGTACAACAGGAACTGCTGTCTTTCTGCCGACAGTATGCACAAAAGCAGCTGCCCACTATGCGTCCTTTCGACCTGCCCCAGCGCCTGTGGAACTACCTCACGGAGAAAGCCCTTGCAGGCAGAGCACGCGCCCCCTGGGGAAGTCTCAACCAAAAGGAGCTGAACCGTCTGACCAACAGCCTCATCAACGATACCTATCAGATAGCCGGACGTGCACCCTTCAAGGACGAGTTCGTCACCTGCGGTGGTATCGACCTCGCCTCTGTCAACCCCTCAACACTTGAGAGTCGTGAGCATCCTCAATTATATTTCGCTGGCGAGGTGCTCGATATCGACGGCGTCACAGGAGGCTTCAATTTCCAGGCCGCCTGGACCACCGCCTATGCCGTTGCCACTGCCATTGCAGCAGCATCAGTACAAGGATAA
- a CDS encoding DUF3836 domain-containing protein has product MKKFVFATLMCVAAMSAKAQVLTSETVNNVYEAVSNKADGDYCYNAERKGKDITTMFVYQKATNSKGDITLTPHLKYEYNYALDGTLKNRVAYRWNDSHRDWECTARYDYTLTDNNYFAEFSRYNQKANRFDQPLDRMVYTLKDSINHVICYHRDRPSASFQLVSETAVKEPFVLLAKK; this is encoded by the coding sequence ATGAAAAAGTTTGTATTTGCAACTCTGATGTGCGTGGCAGCCATGAGCGCTAAGGCACAAGTTCTCACCTCTGAGACCGTTAATAATGTCTATGAGGCAGTGTCTAATAAGGCCGACGGCGATTATTGCTATAATGCCGAACGGAAGGGTAAGGACATCACCACGATGTTTGTCTATCAGAAGGCAACCAACAGCAAGGGTGATATCACACTGACGCCTCACCTGAAGTATGAATATAACTATGCTCTCGATGGTACACTGAAGAACCGTGTGGCCTATCGCTGGAACGACAGTCATCGTGACTGGGAGTGTACGGCTCGCTATGATTATACATTGACGGATAATAACTATTTTGCTGAGTTCAGTCGCTATAATCAAAAGGCAAACCGTTTTGACCAGCCTCTGGACAGAATGGTATATACGCTGAAGGATAGTATCAACCATGTGATTTGCTATCATCGTGACCGTCCATCGGCTTCCTTCCAACTGGTTAGCGAGACGGCCGTAAAGGAACCCTTTGTACTCTTGGCTAAGAAGTAA
- a CDS encoding SGNH/GDSL hydrolase family protein, whose protein sequence is MNKRTTLLFACLLTAGIALAKGHWVGTWGTAPQLVERHNNPPAPGLTNNSLRQIVQVSIGGKKVRLKLTNEFSKEPTEIKAIELSIAKTSGSSSEIDEASTVSLTFNGKQSVTIPAGGMIVSDAVKFPIGNRENVAITIHYGQTSPSVSGHPGSRTTSYLKEGNTTDFTGAIRTDHWYNIQTLEVEASKKAGAVAILGNSITDGRGSTTNEQNRWADVFSRRLLQNKATKQVGVLNMGIGGNCVLRGGLGPTGKDRYHRDLFGQEGVKWIILFEAVNDLGSSWNGVQTAERIIDVYKEIIDEAHQKGIRVYGATITPFKGNNYYSADHEKGRSTLNEWIRTTELLDGIIDFDKAVRNPQDPEAMQKAFLFENDWLHFNAKGYETMGSSIDLNLFTKKKN, encoded by the coding sequence ATGAACAAAAGAACAACACTTTTATTCGCTTGTCTGCTCACAGCAGGCATCGCACTGGCCAAGGGTCACTGGGTAGGTACATGGGGCACAGCTCCACAACTTGTGGAACGTCATAATAATCCGCCGGCACCAGGACTGACCAACAATTCCCTGCGTCAGATTGTGCAGGTGTCGATAGGTGGCAAGAAGGTGCGCTTGAAGCTTACCAATGAGTTTAGTAAAGAACCTACGGAGATAAAAGCTATTGAGCTGTCTATAGCAAAGACCTCTGGCAGCAGCAGCGAGATTGACGAAGCATCAACAGTCAGTCTGACCTTCAACGGCAAACAGTCGGTTACCATTCCTGCAGGAGGCATGATTGTGTCTGATGCGGTGAAGTTTCCCATCGGCAATCGTGAGAACGTGGCTATCACCATCCACTACGGACAGACCTCTCCATCTGTGAGCGGACATCCCGGTTCGCGAACTACTTCTTACCTGAAAGAAGGCAATACCACTGATTTCACTGGTGCTATCCGCACAGACCACTGGTATAATATCCAGACGCTGGAGGTTGAGGCATCAAAGAAAGCGGGTGCCGTAGCCATCCTGGGCAACTCTATCACGGACGGACGCGGCTCTACTACCAACGAACAGAACCGTTGGGCAGATGTGTTCTCACGTCGTTTGTTGCAGAATAAGGCTACGAAGCAGGTGGGTGTGCTCAATATGGGTATCGGCGGCAACTGTGTGCTGCGTGGTGGCTTAGGTCCTACAGGTAAGGATCGCTATCATCGCGATTTGTTTGGTCAAGAGGGTGTGAAGTGGATTATCCTCTTCGAGGCTGTCAACGATCTGGGCTCTTCGTGGAATGGTGTACAGACGGCAGAGCGTATCATTGATGTCTATAAGGAGATTATCGATGAGGCTCATCAGAAAGGTATCCGCGTCTATGGCGCTACCATCACACCGTTCAAGGGTAATAACTATTATTCTGCTGACCATGAGAAAGGCCGCAGCACACTCAACGAGTGGATTCGCACCACTGAACTGCTGGATGGCATTATCGATTTCGACAAGGCTGTGCGTAATCCTCAGGATCCGGAAGCTATGCAGAAAGCGTTTCTTTTCGAGAACGACTGGTTGCATTTCAATGCTAAGGGCTATGAGACCATGGGCAGTAGTATTGACCTGAATTTGTTCACCAAGAAAAAAAATTAG
- a CDS encoding alpha-galactosidase, whose product MMKKYLLLALATMTLNQTVCAKDVFVNTQKTTLMLSVNDGETPRIQYYGSRLKASQASEVYAARSLNQDAYPAFGRDSFDETALSVTHADGNMSTELVVTGCRQEGDQTIITLKDKKYDFFVDLYYKANNQSDVIETWTVLRNGEKKPVKLEQYASGVMPLRQEGAWLTHFHGSWGQEATMTEEPLTAGLKVIVNHDGVRTAMDDRAEVMISLDGKPQENSGRVIGAALCWTGNYKLRLETRGKYQHTLLAGIDDLHTAYTLKKGEQFETPKLALCYSEEGKGGVSRAFHRWGRNGQLHNGKALREILLNSWEGVYMNVNQEVCEQMMDGLKELGGELFVVDDGWFGRKYRRTYDDKALGDWITDTVKLPKGIPALVKAAEDRGLKFGIWIEPEMTNSASELFEAHPDWVVAHPSRELSKGRGGTQLVLDLSNPKVQDFVVGIVDNLVKENPTLHYIKWDCNMSMQNYGSSYLTADKQSHLFVDYHLGLRNALERIRKAHPDLVIQLCSSGGGRVNWGALPYFDEFWVSDDTDAQQRLFIQWGTSHFFPTLAMAQHVSASPNHQTGRVIPLKFRFDVAMTGRLGMEMKPSDLNNEERAYAKKAMAFYKEIRPIVQLGDQYRLLSPYDNKGFCSELFVTEDKSEAVFFCYKFENYIGLETPRWHMAGLDPNAIYRLNEFECAERSHSFEGKTFSGKFLMETGLDATLTRQFDSRVIRLKKI is encoded by the coding sequence ATGATGAAAAAGTATTTACTATTGGCCTTAGCCACGATGACACTGAACCAGACGGTCTGTGCCAAAGATGTGTTTGTTAACACCCAAAAAACCACGTTGATGCTCTCTGTGAACGATGGAGAGACGCCTCGTATCCAGTATTATGGCTCGCGCCTCAAAGCCAGTCAGGCCAGTGAGGTCTATGCTGCCAGAAGTCTCAACCAAGATGCCTATCCTGCCTTTGGCCGCGACAGCTTTGACGAGACGGCGCTCAGCGTGACCCATGCCGATGGCAATATGTCAACGGAGTTGGTGGTGACAGGGTGCAGGCAGGAGGGCGACCAGACTATCATCACGCTAAAGGATAAGAAGTACGATTTCTTCGTGGACCTTTATTATAAAGCCAACAACCAGAGCGATGTGATTGAGACCTGGACGGTGCTTCGTAATGGCGAGAAGAAGCCTGTGAAACTGGAACAATATGCCAGTGGTGTGATGCCCCTACGTCAGGAGGGTGCCTGGCTCACGCATTTTCATGGTTCGTGGGGACAGGAAGCCACGATGACGGAAGAGCCTCTGACTGCCGGACTGAAGGTCATCGTGAATCACGACGGCGTGCGCACGGCGATGGACGATCGTGCTGAGGTGATGATCTCGCTCGACGGCAAACCTCAGGAGAATAGCGGACGCGTGATTGGTGCGGCACTCTGCTGGACTGGTAATTACAAGTTGCGCCTTGAGACCCGCGGCAAGTATCAGCACACGTTGTTGGCTGGTATCGACGACCTGCATACAGCCTATACCCTGAAGAAGGGCGAACAGTTCGAGACGCCTAAACTGGCGCTTTGCTATAGCGAAGAGGGAAAAGGCGGCGTGAGTCGTGCCTTCCATCGCTGGGGACGCAACGGACAACTGCATAACGGCAAGGCCCTTCGTGAGATTCTCCTGAACTCATGGGAGGGTGTCTATATGAACGTCAACCAGGAGGTGTGCGAACAGATGATGGATGGTCTGAAGGAACTGGGTGGCGAACTCTTCGTGGTCGATGATGGCTGGTTTGGCCGCAAGTATCGTCGTACGTATGATGATAAGGCCCTGGGCGACTGGATCACAGATACGGTGAAGTTGCCCAAGGGTATCCCTGCCCTCGTCAAGGCAGCCGAGGACCGCGGACTGAAGTTTGGTATCTGGATAGAGCCAGAGATGACCAATAGCGCCAGCGAACTCTTTGAGGCGCATCCTGATTGGGTTGTGGCTCATCCCTCGCGTGAACTGTCAAAGGGTCGTGGAGGCACGCAGCTGGTGCTCGACCTCTCTAATCCCAAGGTGCAGGATTTCGTGGTGGGTATCGTGGACAACCTGGTGAAGGAGAACCCCACGCTGCATTATATCAAATGGGACTGCAACATGTCGATGCAGAACTATGGCAGCAGTTACCTCACAGCCGACAAGCAGAGCCATCTCTTCGTGGATTATCACTTAGGACTGCGCAATGCCTTGGAGCGTATCCGCAAGGCCCATCCCGACCTCGTTATCCAACTCTGTTCAAGTGGTGGCGGACGTGTGAACTGGGGTGCCCTGCCCTACTTCGACGAGTTCTGGGTCTCTGATGATACTGATGCACAGCAGCGCCTCTTTATCCAATGGGGTACCAGTCATTTCTTCCCCACTCTGGCTATGGCTCAGCATGTAAGTGCCTCGCCTAATCATCAGACGGGTCGCGTCATTCCTCTGAAGTTCCGCTTCGACGTAGCTATGACGGGCCGACTGGGTATGGAGATGAAGCCCAGCGACCTGAATAATGAGGAGCGTGCCTATGCCAAGAAGGCAATGGCGTTCTATAAGGAGATTCGTCCTATCGTCCAACTGGGCGATCAGTATCGCCTGCTCTCGCCCTACGACAACAAGGGTTTCTGTAGCGAACTGTTTGTTACTGAGGACAAGAGCGAGGCTGTGTTCTTCTGCTATAAGTTCGAGAACTATATCGGGCTGGAGACGCCCCGCTGGCACATGGCCGGCCTCGACCCCAACGCCATCTATCGCCTCAACGAGTTTGAGTGCGCTGAGCGCAGCCATAGCTTCGAGGGCAAGACCTTCAGTGGCAAGTTCCTCATGGAGACAGGTCTCGACGCCACGCTGACCCGTCAGTTTGACAGTCGCGTCATCCGTCTGAAGAAGATTTGA